GAGGAGGACCTCACACTCGTCAACTACATCGCCGACCACGGCGACGGCCGCTGGAACTCCCTCGCCCGCGCCGCCGGTACGTCCGCCTGCAGCCGGCCTCCGGCCTTGCAGATTGACTTTTCAATTGATTCTTGATTTGAGCCTGCTCTGAAGTATGAACTGACCGTGGATCCATGCATGCTGGTGCAGGGCTGAAGCGGACGGGGAAGAGCTGCCGGCTGCGGTGGCTGAACTACCTCCGGCCGGACGTGAAGCGCGGCAACTTCACCGCCGACGAGCAGCTGCTCATCCTCGACCTCCACTCCCGCTGGGGCAACAGGTAATTACCAATAATCAAACGTCGCATGTCATGCACACCGTGCATACAGTAGTAACCGGCCAGTACAGCCAGCTAGCTCCAAGTCcaacctagctagctagctagatgtgGACTAGCTTGCACGTCAAATCAAAAGCCTCCAGCTAGCTCCATCGGATGGCACACTTCAGATTGTACAAGTCTGGCTACCTAAACGGGAATAGGATGCATATGGGTTGCAGCATGGCCACATGCACCATATGCCTATGCCTTTCTCTTTCACCTCACATACGGTGCATCAAAGCTGCACGCCTCTTCTATCTTTCTCTTCACCAAAGATTTGGAGAGTACTACCAATCTAGCTGTCTCTAATTATTGCTTCGTTAGAtttcatgtttttttttcaaacaaattattccctccgtaaagaaatataagctaaagctcttatatttctttatggagtgAGTATTTATTACTAATTCATTATAGAGTTGATTACTTAATTATAGTTCATTTTCTCCACATGGACGTAGTGTATATCACACACTCCTACTAGAGTTGCCGAAAATTTAACTTACTAGTAATTAGATTCCACTTACTAAGGTGTCTTTTGCTAATTAATGCCAAAAAATGTTTTCCTTTCCCTCGCGAAAATATGTTGCAATTAATTAGTTTTCTTCATGCATCATAAATGTTTCCCTAAGTGCATTTCCCCCTTTGTTTCTTGCATATGAAAGGTGGTCCAAGATAGCTCAACACCTTCCTGGGAGGACCGACAACGAGATCAAAAACTACTGGAGGACAAGGGTGCAAAAGCACGCCAAGCAGCTCAACTGTGACGCCAATAGCACCAAGTTCAAGGATGCCATGAAGTATCTATGGATGCCTCGCCTCGCTGACCACCACCTCCAGCAAGCATCTACAGTTGGTGATCATCTTGTGCCTGGGCTACCAACGGCCTACATGGAGAGCTCCGGCATGGTGACATCGTCGTCCGACTCATTCGCATCGGAGTCATATGATGGTGCACGCTGTGCAAATGCGAGCGTGGGAGAGATGATACACAGTGGGGATTGGGTTGAAGAGCAGAATCAAGGGTTTTGGCCTGAGTCAAACCAGACTTTCCAGCTTCAAGACTCAGACTTGTCTGGATGGGTACAAGGGTTCTCCGAGTCCGAGAGCCTCACTGAGAATTTTTGGAGTTTGGAGGACATTTGGAAGATGCAATGATTTATATTCTATGTTGGAAAAGGGGTACGTGCATATACGATTTATGGTcggcatggtggtgttgagttagATGCGTCACTTATATGGAGAAAAAACTAGAGTTAATTAGTTTATTCTAACTCGAAAAGTCACTATTTTATAGAACAGTGATTAAAGTTCTTttcgtttctttttcttcttttctactTTTTGGGTCAGGTGTTCATTTTTTCCTCATACGGACTTGTTCTCCGAGAGGTTAAAGGGATGGAGTATTCCGCGCATGATGTGTAATGTTACTTATAAGGATGCAAATGTACAAGCGCACAAATGATTGGTATTGAAACCTTTGTGCACTCATATTTATGTGCTACAATTATCCTCCAAAGTCCCAACGTCTTGATTTCAAGTCTCTGGCCTTTTCACGTGATTGCTTACGTACTTTCTCTGAAGCGATAAATATGCATCTAGTTCGAGCTATTCGAATTGGTCACCGTTGCGCAAGGGAGGAGGTCCAACATGAACATGCTAATGTCCCGTGTGGAGCACCGAATTTCACAGAGAACAACTAGCTGATTCGCTCAAGGATCTGCAAAAAAGATGACCCTAAGTCTCTAAACTAGAAGTTGATTTAGACGAACTAGTAGCTATACAACAACATGTTGGTATTATATATAGTATGAGGAATTGTATAAAACTACATGTATTCGAACACTACTCCATTTATATATGCTAGGGTCtttccccttttcgaaaaaaagaaaaaaattatatatgcTACAGGTCTTCTCAAaaagcaaaagaagaaagaaatATAGTAGCAGTACAAATTATGAAATATATGTAAAAAAACACATTTCAAAATGTAAAACAATTCGAGAAAAAATCCCGCGTGTGCATCCGGACATTATATGTGTGTGCACAAAGTTTCGCTGAAAAAAGACATTTTTTGTGGCATGTACAAAAAAGACGAAAAAATGCCTCGTCAATAGCTGTAATCAAGCATcgaaaattgtcttttttacacaagccacaaaaaatgtcCTTTTTTCACCGGAACTTTGGGTACGCACATATAAAGTCCGGATTTACACGCGGGATTTTTCCTCGTAATTTTTTAACATTTCAAAATGTGTATTTGGACAATGGGTACATATACACCTATGAGCCAAAGCCAATTTCAGTACAACATGCTAGTATTATACTCCAATAATATATGCTATACGTGCTAGTATTATACTCCAATAATAGTATTATACACCAATGAGTATATGAGTATGACTGTATGAGGAGTTATAACTATATGTACTGAAACACTACTCCAATAATATATGCTATACGTCTTCTCAAaaagcaaaagaagaaagaaatATAGTAGCAACACCATACAAGCTAGGGAGAGCAGATTCCGTTTATCTCGACATGCCTTTTATCTCCAAaaggaaaggaagaaaagaaggcAAGAAAGATAAGCAACGCGTACCACTTTGTCCTTGGATCATTCACACATGACTCCCAAAAGTAAGTGGTGCACATATCTCTGCATGACTAGCTTGCTTGTACTTCCAAGCTAGTAGCCTCCATAGATTCTCCAAATCATTTGTCCAATCTCACACTAGCTTTTCTTTCGGCTAGGTACTACATAGTACTACACCCAGGCACCCACGTGGGGAAACTCTCAGCCGTAGCTTTTCTGGCCCCTCGAGGGTTTTCCAGTTTGCACAAGGCACTGGGCATGTGCTAACTGGCTGCAAGAAAAGAACAATCCATGCTAGCTTGCGAGTTGTTGCTAGCTCTCGTCTCACATCTCATGCCCGGGAATGGCATGCCTCCATCGACGGATTTGGAAGCAATAAAGCCCGCTTTTACGTGCCGCTCGAAAGCCGCGGCATGCACCGATGCAGCTAACTAAACCCCCTAGACTAGATGAAGTTAATGGACGAACCACTTGCTTGTTGAGCGTTGATGGGCAGTTAGGCGAACTATGTCATGCGCTTGTCTTAGTGTCTTTCTCTCTCTATACGTTTCAAGCATCACCCATCCACCGGCACCGTAACGTCAACACGTTTAATGTCAATCCAATAAACCTGAACACGGCATCGATCTGCTATGTGCGGGCTCCAGTGACGGTGGCGGCGGTGCATTCTTCCCTGGGTCATCCTGTCTCGGCTGCTGACAGACGATCGCAGGGCTTCACGCCTTGGAGGAGGCAGTGCGATCGGCGGCAGGGCTCGGTGGCCGTTGGAGGGGCGTGGGCGGCGGCTCGGCGGTGCGGCTGGCGTCTCACGGCAGTCTCCGCCCATGGATGGCGGATTTGGCGTGGCAAAGGCTGAGGAGACCGCTCTCGGGACGGGTTTCTTTtacggtttttatcatttatgctaTTGGTTATGTCTCACTACTCAGTTTTTGTCGTTAGAAATTACAACTTAAAAATGTCATCGATacgtgagatgcttgctcaaaaatgctattggatatctcaaaaatgccaccGCTTCGTTAGATGTTTGCttaaaaatgccattagacattgttattttcacttcaaaaccgttgaccatgttatatgacaaaaataagcctagacccacatgtcagttctctctatctcacaatgataagtatgGCCTCACTCGTCAGGAGTAaacaagcgaataattttacaggaaaataagaacgttgttgcGATCAAGTAGGCCCCGCGCTTTAttatagtgagatagagggagagctggcatgttgatccatatgtatttatgtcattataacatggcaaaagagatttgagatcacaataatAGTGTCTAGTGGCATTTTTGAGTATGTGTCTAACGAAGTCTGAGCGGTTGAAAttcctagtggcaaaactgagtagtgggacacaaccgATGGCATAAATATAAAAACCTCTTTTAAGCTTAAAACAATAGGAGAGACTCCTACCGTGCTATATTAAAATAGATATCTATATCTAtttctatacctaataataaaacGGAAATTCAATTTGGCTCCCGGCAGGACATGCTCCTGGACCTATTTTTTTTTTTAAATgtcaaaaaaattaagaaaagatTTTACGTGATATTTgtcacatccaaatgctacctGGAAATTTTGAGGTAAAAAGGTTAATCATTTTGGCTtgtgcaaaaaaaaaagaagataAAATATCACCCCAATTTTGTTTTTTCCACCGATGAAACACTGTTGCTCTATTTCGCATGAAATTTGTCAAGTATGCTTGCGACACTAACATGAacataaaaaaaatcagaatttttcgttcattttacattttttattaatttacttttcatgcgggagcatatgctACCAGGGGCCAAAACGCCCCTCGCTAAAGCAGGGGCTACTGCTTCTTGCGGTACGTCGCGGAAATTACcccaaagttgcaaaatattacccacctATGTCACTTATAAGTGATAAAAAATGTTTCACACAGGGAAATCCCCCGCCTGGGCTGGACCATGCTGTAGAGACCTCCTATAATGCGCTCTCCGCGCTGGGACAAGACGGAGCACGCCCGTTTGGGCCGGTCCATGTCCGGAAGGCCTATTTGTtaaattttcctttttctttatgttttatttttttctgttttttctctcCTTTAAATAATTAGGTACttcaaaaaaattcttaaataaagaATGATaattttgaaatattttttaaTAAATTATCAAATATTTGTGAATTCTGGTTGA
This window of the Triticum aestivum cultivar Chinese Spring chromosome 5D, IWGSC CS RefSeq v2.1, whole genome shotgun sequence genome carries:
- the LOC123124451 gene encoding transcription factor JAMYB, translated to MASWSSSSTQRSSGATMPCSVVKLDDDLLRHEEEAAEEIRRGPWTVEEDLTLVNYIADHGDGRWNSLARAAGLKRTGKSCRLRWLNYLRPDVKRGNFTADEQLLILDLHSRWGNRWSKIAQHLPGRTDNEIKNYWRTRVQKHAKQLNCDANSTKFKDAMKYLWMPRLADHHLQQASTVGDHLVPGLPTAYMESSGMVTSSSDSFASESYDGARCANASVGEMIHSGDWVEEQNQGFWPESNQTFQLQDSDLSGWVQGFSESESLTENFWSLEDIWKMQ